One region of Salvia miltiorrhiza cultivar Shanhuang (shh) chromosome 3, IMPLAD_Smil_shh, whole genome shotgun sequence genomic DNA includes:
- the LOC131018701 gene encoding uncharacterized protein LOC131018701, translating to MRKELFTRIVNALEAHNTWFQQRPDATGKKGFTPLQKCTNAIRQLAYGGPPDHYDEYLRISETTGYECLRHFCRGVIEVFGGHYLRRPTVDDYQRLMEMHEQRPGFPGMLGSLDWSNNDINVLNQSTLFNDVLQGQTPSIPFTVNGTQYAHGYYLTDGIYPEWATFVKSFQHPQDPKRRKFKEMQEAARKDVERAFGVLQARWAMIRGPSRLWYKENITDIMYACIILHNMIIEDEGEMASQWVEDEPSTSSNNIAGEINHGSVGGFNEYLRRGARVRDKTIHQQHRSDLVEHVWARFGDD from the exons ATGCGAAAAGAGTTATTCACTCGCATAGTGAATGCTTTGGAAGCCCACAACACATGGTTTCAACAAAGACCCGATGCCACAGGGAAGAAGGGTTTCACGCCACTACAAAAATGCACGAATGCGATTAGACAGTTGGCATATGGTGGCCCACCTGATCACTACGATGAGTACCTGCGGATTTCTGAAACAACAGGGTACGAGTGCTTGCGCCACTTCTGCCGAGGTGTTATTGAGGTTTTCGGTGGACACTACTTGAGGCGGCCAACCGTTGATGACTATCAGCGCTTGATGGAGATGCACGAGCAGAGGCCTGGCTTTCCTGGaatgctcgggagtcttgatt GGTCCAACAATGATATAAACGTGCTTAATCAGTCTACACTATTCAACGACGTTCTACAAGGGCAAACGCCTTCCATCCCATTCACAGTAAATGGCACGCAATATGCCCATGGATACTACTTAACAGACGGTATATATCCTGAGTGGGCAACTTTTGTCAAGAGCTTCCAACATCCTCAAGATCCAAAAAGAAGGAAGTTCAAGGAAATGCAAGAAGCTGCGAGGAAGGATGTAGAACGTGCATTTGGGGTTCTCCAAGCTCGTTGGGCAATGATTAGAGGTCCGAGTCGCCTCTGGTATAAAGAAAATATCACTGACATTATGTATGCTTGCATTATTTTacataatatgataattgaagaTGAAGGGGAAATGGCAAGCCAATGGGTTGAAGACGAACCAAGCACGTCGAGCAACAATATTGCAGGGGAAATAAATCATGGTTCGGTAGGAGGATTCAACGAGTACCTCAGAAGGGGTGCTAGAGTACGTGACAAAACAATACATCAACAACATCGATCCGATCTGGTTGAGCACGTGTGGGCGCGATTCGGCGATGATTAG
- the LOC131018703 gene encoding uncharacterized protein LOC131018703: MSNPQTYPNNPMSQSAPSFQFSSQVHPFHGFQPYGYPQQWYPPPGFFPQGYPSQGFMFSDSSRRTSVDGSGTDGGTPSSGKAVQGLENINLSVEPSSDDDEENTNMRRVFYSDAECEVLAQCYIDISIDSVVGNDQKMDKMWKRIAKAYNENRPANTPSRKFRQLKAHFYKMQKQVKLFSECDNRIASIWKSGANDADIMEMAQTEYKQHHGTKGFKYVGVWRLLKEVPKFAEVQGNVQASKRTKNTEGGAYTSSSTAEETPTSRPMGHKAAKKKDKGKGKKDDLDALREVAKEHETNAAKYLRIMEENTLLKKMNNF, translated from the coding sequence ATGTCTAATCCTCAAACATATCCCAACAATCCAATGAGTCAATCAGCCCCTTCATTTCAATTTTCATCCCAAGTGCATCCATTTCATGGATTTCAGCCATACGGATATCCTCAACAATGGTATCCCCCTCCAGGATTTTTCCCACAAGGATATCCTTCACAGGGGTTTATGTTTTCTGACTCTTCCAGGAGGACCAGTGTAGATGGGAGTGGTACTGATGGAGGCACACCATCTTCAGGAAAGGCAGTTCAAGGTTTGGAGAATATAAATCTCTCAGTTGAGCCTTCATCCGACGACGACGAAGAGAATACCAACATGCGCCGGGTGTTTTATTCAGATGCGGAGTGTGAAGTTCTTGCGCAATGTTACATCGATATTAGCATCGATTCAGTTGTTGGAAACGACCAAAAGATGGACAAAATGTGGAAACGCATTGCGAAAGCCTACAATGAAAATCGTCCTGCCAACACTCCAAGCAGAAAGTTTAGACAGTTGAAGGCTCATTTCTACAAGATGCAGAAACAGGTGAAATTGTTTTCTGAATGTGACAATAGGATTGCAAGCATCTGGAAGAGCGGTGCAAATGATGCTGATATTATGGAGATGGCACAAACAGAGTACAAGCAGCATCACGGTACAAAAGGTTTTAAATATGTTGGAGTTTGGAGACTTTTGAAAGAAGTTCCCAAGTTTGCCGAGGTGCAAGGAAATGTTCAAGCATCCAAGAGAACCAAAAATACAGAAGGAGGAGCCTACACATCATCTTCTACAGCTGAAGAAACTCCCACGAGTCGCCCAATGGGGCATAAAGCGGCAAAGAAAAAGGATAAGGGGAAGGGGAAAAAAGATGACCTCGATGCACTGCGTGAAGTTGCAAAAGAGCATGAAACCAATGCAGCAAAATACCTACGTATAATGGAAGAAAATACGCttctaaaaaaaatgaacaactTCTAA
- the LOC131016437 gene encoding uncharacterized protein LOC131016437, giving the protein MYADGTFVSEKDANLDAEIHRVAAETRREDRLDEVYLELVRPGRSRLYGTGSAGVSQFSRGSTNSTGSSQISQRMYETRISTLEERLQRAEEDRAAQEAAREAERAAREAERAAREALEQRMSQFEEILRRSGQLP; this is encoded by the exons ATGTACGCAGATGGAACTTTTGTGTCAGAAAAGGATGCCAACCTTGAT gcggagattcATCGCGTTGCTGCTGAGACAAGACGAGAGGACCGACTCGATGAGGTCTACTTGGAGCTCGTACGTCCCGGTAGGTCACGACTGtacggcactggaagtgccgGTGTGAGCCAGTTTAGTAGGGGGTCTACTAACAGTACAGGCTCTTCCCAGATATCTCAGCGGATGTATGAGACTCGGATCTCCACACTGGAGGAGCGTCTCCAAAGGGCTGAGGAGGATAGGGCGGCCCAAgaagcagcacgtgaggccgaACGAGCCGCACGTGAGGCCGAACgagcagcacgtgaggccctTGAGCAGCGGATGAGTCAGTTCGAGGAGATACTGAGgcggtcgggtcagctacctTGA